GCAAAGTCCACTGCTGCAATTGGAGGCATACCTGATGCCGCTTGTCTTCACAGGGTTGGCTCTGTTTGTCAGAATGTATAGGATTGGCATAAACGGTAATGTGGTGTGGGATGAAGCCCATTTTGGTAAATTTGGTTCTTACTACTTGAGACACGAGTTCTATCACGATGTGCATCCACCACTGGGTAAGATGCTAGTGGGTCTTTCCGGTTACTTGGCCGGTTACAACGGGTCCTTTGACTTCGAGTCCGGACACGAGTACCCTGAATATGTGGACTTCGTCAAGATGAGACTGTTTAACGCTTCTTTCTCAGCTATGTGTGTTCCATTGGCCTACTTCACTGCTAAGGCAATTGGTTTCTCCTTGCCTGCCGTGTGGTTGTTCACCTGTATGGTGCTTTTTGAAAACTCCTACAGCACTCTGGGTAGATTTATCTTGCTGGATTCcatgttattgttttttaCCGTCGCATCTGTATTCAGTTTTGTGATGTTCCATAACCAAAGATCTCGTCCTTTCTCTAGAAAATGGTGGAAATGGCTCTTGCTGACCGGTATCAACCTTGGTTGCACAATCTCTGTCAAGATGGTGGGTCTCTTCGTTATCACTCTGGTCGGTATCTACACTGTCATTGACTTGTTGCAGATGCTAaatgagaagaagatgtcTTGGAAGTCCTACACCGGTCACTGGCTGGCAAGAATCGTCGCGTTGATCTGCGTTCCAATGGCTGTCTTCATGATTTGCTTCAAGCTGCATTTCGACCTATTGTGGCACAGTGGTACTGGTGACGCTAACATGCCTTCTCTGTTCCAAGCTGGTTTGGTCGGAAGTGATGTCGGCGGAGGTCCTCGTGATGTGGCCATTGGTTCTTCTGTGTCTATTAAGAACCAGGCTCTGAGCGGTGCTTTGCTGCACTCCCACGTCCAAACTTATCCAGAAGGTTCTAACCAGCAACAAGTCACCGCTTACAGTTACAAAGATGCCAACAACAACTGGGTATTCCACAGAGTGAGAGAAGAAAGCCTATGGGACATAAACGAAACCGACATCGAGTACGTTGTCGACGGTGCTGTTTATAGACTTGTCCACGCCAACACCCAAAAGAACTTGCACACACATTCCATTGCTGCTCCTGTCGATAAGAAGAATTGGGAAGTTTCTGGTTACGGTAACCATACTATTGGTGATGCAAAGGATTACTGGGTTCTGGAAATTGTAGACCAAAAGGGTTCTGAAAATACAACTCAGGTTCATCCTTTGACTACCTCATTCCGTCTAAGAAACAAGGAATTGGACTGTTACTTAGCTCAAACTGGTAACCACTTGCCAGAATGGGGTTTCAGACAACACGAAATTAGTTGTGTCAAGGATCCTTTTAGGAGAGACAAGAGAACTTGGTGGAATGTTGAATCCCATGAAAATGAGAAACTTCCAACTCCAGAAGAGTTCAAATACCCAGGTTCTGGTTTCTTGAAGGATTTCATTCACTTGAACTTGGCTATGATGGCTACCAACAATGCTTTGGTTCCAGAAAGTGACAAATTTGACTATTTGGCATCTTCTGCCTGGGAATGGCCTACTTTGCACGTCGGTTTGAGACTATGTGGTTGGGGTGACAACAATCCAAAGTACTTCTTGTTGGGTACTCCGGTAACTACATGGGCATCATCTGTTGCTGTAATCTCTTTCATGattttgtttgttgttCTCCTACTGAGATGGCAAAGACAGTACAATGATTTCTCCAACAAAGAtgatttcaatttattCCTGATGGGTGGTTTCTATCCAATTCTTGGATGGGGTCTACATTTTGTCCCATTTGTCATCATGTCAAGAGTCACCTACGTCCACCATTACTTGCCAGCTTTGTACTTCGCATTGATTATCCTAACATACATCATCGACGCTACAACCAAGAGATGGATGAAATCAAAGTGCGGAAGTATTATGAGACTAGTGGTCTTTGCCATCTCGATAGCTTCTGTAGTTGGTTGTTTCTGGTACTTCTCACCAATCTCCTTTGGTATGACTGGTCCAGCAATAAATTATCATTACTTGAAATGGGTCAAGACATGGCACATTCATGACTAAACGAAAACACAATGATTATTagttttttgtttaattttcttttgactATTGGACAGCAGTAGATAAACTCACATTACGGAAAGCTGATGAAACAGAACGCTCTAGCCCGATTTTTATCCTCTTTCATATACATATTTAATTATATACTACACTTTAGattttaaaagaaaaacaaacagTATTTGTACGATATAAATCCCACTCAGCAGTTTCCAGATTCATTTTATTGGCAACTATATTGTTCTTATACAGCCCATGTTATGCATATAATTGCGTATATCAAATACTGGTGTGTTATCTTCGCTTTTGCACTCCTTTCAAAAGTTTAGGGCGAGGCCAGgaaaaaaaggaagaaagCATAGGATTTGACTTGGGAAATAGTTGCAGGATTACAGAACAGTACAGTGTCTATATGATTTCCACATAAGACAATCTTGTTGACATCATAAATATAGGCTAAGGATCTTTCTGGTTACTTATTTGTGCCAACAGTTCTGCAGTACTAGACAAGACTCAGCAAGGTAACAAGGGACAGATTTAAGGAAATAAATGCTGTTGTCTACATACCTTAATTGGGCAAGTGTTCTGTTAACGATAGCGGGTGCTGAAAGCAATATAGATCCCTGGGATGAAGTCAGTTCATTCCTTCAGGGGAAGCTCCGAAAGCTTGATGTTACGAATCCGAATGCGTATGATatgaatgataatgaaCAGGACGCCACATTCTATGTGTCGATGGATTAtcatgaagaagaagagagaagcGAATATGAGAGTGTGTGGCAGtattataatgaaaatagtgACCAAGACTGGCATAAATCTGTGTACGATAAGCTACAAGTGTCTGCAGATCAGTTCAATAACACTGAGGCAATGTATAAATTGTCACAGATAAATCTATGGGGGCAATATGGATATCCACACAATAAATCAGTTGCCTTCCAGTATCTACAGAAATTTAATGATATGACAAGTTATGAGAATAGCTCTGCATTGTTTGATTTAGCGGTGGCATATTCAACTGGTCTCTTTGGTACTTTGCCTGTGGACGTCGCTAGAGgattattatatttccaGAGATCGGCTAGACTAGGTGACTTAAAAGCGAAGCAGGTATTGGCTTATCGTTACTTTTCTGGCTACTCAGTAGCTAGGGATGTTGATAAAGCGCTGTTATTATATAAAGAGATAGCGGAagagataaaaaaaaagtacaGTGAAGAGCAATGGAATATGGTATTTCCATATATTGAGAGTTATATTGTCAGAATTCCTGATTTTGACGAAGGTTTACTAGGTAAAGGTTTGAGTACTGTTCCACAATCAGTTCGCCGTAAGAAAACAACAAGACCGCCATTTGCAGGTTCTTCAAACTTGAAACCTATAGGTGATGTTGGGTATGGAGAGGTTGTCATGCAGTTCAAATTCAACGCTGGTAATGGTAATCCTGGTTCATTTGTTATTAGTGATAGTGAACATGAAGATAGGCTGGTTGAACTGTTTTACACTGCATGGGACTTGTATAAAGGGACGTACACTCGTGGTAGAGATTGTGACAAGGCAAAAAGGTTGCTATTACAAGTTTACAAGACGTATGATGCAGAAGTCAAATACATGGATAATTTGCAGAAATTTTTCTACGTAAAATCCCTTGACTTACTTGCTCATATGTATTTTACGGGTGAAGGTTTTGAAAGACCTAATGTTCAGGCCGCTCTAGACTTATTTGACCGTTCTGAAAAAATCTTGGAAGGTGCCGAAATATCAAGAACAGCCAGTGAGGTTGATAAGGGTTTGATTAGTCAATACTATTTCAATAATACGCTAGGGGCTCTGAAGCATTATAAAAAGGCTAAAGAATCGGGAAATGCTCATGGAATTCTGTTTTATCAATTAGGGAAGCTGTCTGAAAAAAATCCAGAATTAAAAATAGGTGATCCATATCTATATATGCAAGAGGCCAGTTCACAGCAATATTTACCTGCCCAATACGAATTTGCCAAAATGGTTGAATCGAATGAATTAAGGAAATATAGTGTTGAAGACATTACAAGACTGTATAAGGCATTcgttgaagaaaatgaaaacattaTGGCCCCACATTTAAGACTGGGTTTCTCGGAGCTTCTTGGCGGGAGCAGTGAGGTTTCTCTATATGCCTATGCCCAGGCTGCTGAACAAGGCTATGAAGCGGCACAGATATCAGCTGCGTATCTTCTATATCAATTGCCCTACAAATTTGACGATCCGCCGGAAACTACAATTGAGAGAAAGACAATGGCTATCTCTTACTATACTAGAGCTTTCAAACAAGGTAATACTGATGCTGCTGTAGTAGCAGGTGATATATACTTCCAAATGAAGAACTATACAAAAGCGCTATCATTATATCAAAGTGCTGCACTAAAGTTCTCTGCTCAGGCCTTATGGAATATCGGTTACATGTATGAGCATGGATTAGGTGTAGAAAAGGACTTTCATCTGGCTAAACGATTCTACGATCAAATTTTAGAACATAAccaaaaattatattttgcaGTAAAGGCAAGCGTTATGAAATTGCAATTGAAGTCATGGTTCATGTGGTTGAACGGGAAAGAGCTTGACAACATCAGTATCGATCAAGAGCAAGAAAGCACTGTCGTAAGACCTTTCTTTGACAGATTGGTACAGCTCTTGAAGAATTTATCCAGAGAAACTAGAGGAGAcaataagaagaaaaatcaacACAGAATTCTTAAGGAGAAAAAGACTCCTTCCCAAGGAATTATGGAAAGGTTTGGTCTACAGACCGAGGATTTATTAACGATGGTTTGTGTTCTGATAATATTTGCCATTAGTATGTTCTTTAGAACTGTTGCGCCTCGTGGGCAGTGGAATGTAAGAATCAATGGTGTCAATATAGCTGGGGGTAATGCCCTTGGTGAAGAAGGAAACCCCGAGAATGAAAACGAagaggatgatgaaaatgatgatgaaggtaGGGCCAGGGCTCGTAACAACTTTGGTTTTGGTAATAATTTTGATGTACAAGTCTTTGCGATATAATCCAGATGCCGAAACAATTATTAACAGTTATAGTTTTGATGCAAAACCGGctgatatttttgtttaagCTTGCACCATTAATTGTTTAGCAAAATCACATTAGTTTGATGAGAAAGTGTTATTAATAGATATATAGATTTTAATGCATTGAAATAAATAGACGCATGCAATTGGAAACCTTCAGGTTATATAGATAAGTACTTTCTCTCTGTTCATAGTACTCCATATTAGAAcgttttcttcatttacCCGGTCCGCTGATTTAATTTTCACTATGTGAATCGTGAAGGCGAGTTCAGCTTTGAAGCTCAGGCTGGGCAAGTCAATgtagaaataataatagacAATCAAACTTGATGCATTGTGGGTTTTATGGTAGTCTTCTTATCAGCAAAACTTGAATATAAGAATTATTAGCGGCGGGCTCTAGTTcgttttgtttttttgaagtttgtTGAAAAAGCTTGAAGCCCTAGTGACACGAATCAAATAAGCAAAGGATAATAATGGTTGAAATTGCTAATGCTCACAACGACTTGATCCACGATGCAGTACTGGACTACTATGGCAAGAAGTTAGCAACATGTTCATCTGATAAAACTATCAAGATATTTGAAGTGGAAGGTGAATCGCATAAATTAGTCGATACCTTGGTTGGTCATGAGGGACCAGTATGGAGGGTCGATTGGGCACACCCTAAGTTTGGTACTATTTTAGCATCATGTTCATATGACGGTAAAGTTATTATATGGAAGGAGGAGAATGATAGATGGTCTCAGATAGCCGTTCATGCAGTTCACACGGCTTCGGTGAATTCTGTACAATGGGCCCCTCACGAATATGGAGCATTGTTACTAGCGGCATCATCTGATGGAAAAGTTTCTGTAGTTGagttcaaagaaaatggtaCAGCAACTCCTCTTATTTTTGATGCACATGCTATTGGTGTAAATGCTGCATCATGGGCACCTGCCACTGTTGAAGGGGGGAACAATCCTGGTGAAGCACCAAAGGAAGTGCGCCGCTTTGTAACAGGTGGTGCTGATAACCTTGTTAAGATATGGAGATATAATCCCGAAACGCAGTCATATTTGGTCGAAGATACCCTAGAGGGTCACTCAGATTGGGTTAGGGATGTGGCATGGTCACCATCTGTATTGCTGCGTTCTTACATTGCAAGTGTTTCTCAGGATCGGACTTGTAATATTTGGACTCAAGAAGATAATACAGGACCATGGGTAAAGACGCAATTGACTCCAGAAGAATTTCCAGACGTATTATGGAGAGCAAGTTGGTCTCTATCGGGGAACATATTAGCAATTTCCGGTGGTGATAACAAGGTAACACTATGGAAAGAAAATCTGAACGGAAAATGGGAATCAGCCGGAGAAGTCAATCAATAAGGAGGTTCTCGCAGCTTATTTCagagtatatatatttctacAAGCATGTTAAAAAGCCTCCAattgtataatatattgaaattaacAGATTGCTGAATATTTTAGAGATATTTAAGACTATCGCCAAGTAAGGATCATCGCATATAATTTCATAGTCACcttgttgaagaaatttGGAAATCTATAGAATATTTACTCTCTGTAATGTAATTTTCCTACAAACGTAGAAATCAACGTTTCTACATCCTTAGATGCTATTCTACCATTTTCCAATACTTCTGCATGCGAAGCTTTTCCATAGTCCATTGGAACAGGTGTATCAATTTTACCACTTGGTGGGTGATCAATAACTGCAACATTTGTTATTAAACTCAATGCTAAGACATCCCACCCACAATGTCTGGCTACGATTACTTCAGGTACCGTACTCATTCCAACCGAATCACCTCCCAATATTCTAATCATTCTAGATTCGGCACGAGTTTCAAAAGTTGGTCCtgatgcaaaaaaatatgtaCCTTCATGTAATGGTCTATCCATTTTAAGTTCGTTGTGGGTTTGGAATAAAAGTTTTCTTAGGTCGTGACTGTACGCATCACTTAATGCAAGAAATCTTGGACCTATGTCATCAAAATTTGGCCCTTTCAATGGGTGTAATCCTGCTAAGCCTGGGAAGTTGATATGATCATATATACACATTATGTCTCCTGGTTTAAATTCGGAATTGATGCCACCCGCAGCGTTGGTAACAATTAGTGTCTTAATTCCTCCCTTAGAAAAATGGTGCAAAACTCTGATTGGGAAGACTGTTTCTTGCATTGTATTTCCTTCATATCCATGTAATCTACCACTCATTAAAACCACAGGGTAATCGTTCATTATTCCAAACACTAAGTTACCTGAGTGACCAGGAACTGTGCTTCTTTTGAAACCGGGAATTAGCTCATATGGAATAACCAAAGGCTCCaatttatctttatttaGTTTATCGGGGATGCCTGATAGACCAGATCCACAAATGATTAATGCCCTAGGTTCAAACTTCTCATTTTGGAACCGTTCTTGAAACCTTTCTGATAAATACTCACTAGCCTTCTCGATTTTCACACGTTCTTCTCCTAAGTCCCAATTTGtattcatttttgtttaaaCCGTAGTGATGTATTGTCTGTATTAATACCAGCTTTCCTAATTGTAGTCGAAA
The Nakaseomyces glabratus chromosome J, complete sequence genome window above contains:
- the PMT2 gene encoding dolichyl-phosphate-mannose-protein mannosyltransferase PMT2 (CAGL0J08734g~Ortholog(s) have dolichyl-phosphate-mannose-protein mannosyltransferase activity); protein product: MSSTGFQGSEKSDAELKARKQTSVDDVLIEEKEDTSKLKDAKVSQSPLLQLEAYLMPLVFTGLALFVRMYRIGINGNVVWDEAHFGKFGSYYLRHEFYHDVHPPLGKMLVGLSGYLAGYNGSFDFESGHEYPEYVDFVKMRLFNASFSAMCVPLAYFTAKAIGFSLPAVWLFTCMVLFENSYSTLGRFILLDSMLLFFTVASVFSFVMFHNQRSRPFSRKWWKWLLLTGINLGCTISVKMVGLFVITLVGIYTVIDLLQMLNEKKMSWKSYTGHWLARIVALICVPMAVFMICFKLHFDLLWHSGTGDANMPSLFQAGLVGSDVGGGPRDVAIGSSVSIKNQALSGALLHSHVQTYPEGSNQQQVTAYSYKDANNNWVFHRVREESLWDINETDIEYVVDGAVYRLVHANTQKNLHTHSIAAPVDKKNWEVSGYGNHTIGDAKDYWVLEIVDQKGSENTTQVHPLTTSFRLRNKELDCYLAQTGNHLPEWGFRQHEISCVKDPFRRDKRTWWNVESHENEKLPTPEEFKYPGSGFLKDFIHLNLAMMATNNALVPESDKFDYLASSAWEWPTLHVGLRLCGWGDNNPKYFLLGTPVTTWASSVAVISFMILFVVLLLRWQRQYNDFSNKDDFNLFLMGGFYPILGWGLHFVPFVIMSRVTYVHHYLPALYFALIILTYIIDATTKRWMKSKCGSIMRLVVFAISIASVVGCFWYFSPISFGMTGPAINYHYLKWVKTWHIHD
- the SEC13 gene encoding GTPase-activating protein SEC13 (CAGL0J08778g~Ortholog(s) have structural molecule activity); the encoded protein is MVEIANAHNDLIHDAVLDYYGKKLATCSSDKTIKIFEVEGESHKLVDTLVGHEGPVWRVDWAHPKFGTILASCSYDGKVIIWKEENDRWSQIAVHAVHTASVNSVQWAPHEYGALLLAASSDGKVSVVEFKENGTATPLIFDAHAIGVNAASWAPATVEGGNNPGEAPKEVRRFVTGGADNLVKIWRYNPETQSYLVEDTLEGHSDWVRDVAWSPSVLLRSYIASVSQDRTCNIWTQEDNTGPWVKTQLTPEEFPDVLWRASWSLSGNILAISGGDNKVTLWKENLNGKWESAGEVNQ
- the HRD3 gene encoding ubiquitin ligase complex subunit HRD3 (CAGL0J08756g~Ortholog(s) have ubiquitin-protein transferase activity and role in retrograde protein transport, ER to cytosol, ubiquitin-dependent ERAD pathway), encoding MLLSTYLNWASVLLTIAGAESNIDPWDEVSSFLQGKLRKLDVTNPNAYDMNDNEQDATFYVSMDYHEEEERSEYESVWQYYNENSDQDWHKSVYDKLQVSADQFNNTEAMYKLSQINLWGQYGYPHNKSVAFQYLQKFNDMTSYENSSALFDLAVAYSTGLFGTLPVDVARGLLYFQRSARLGDLKAKQVLAYRYFSGYSVARDVDKALLLYKEIAEEIKKKYSEEQWNMVFPYIESYIVRIPDFDEGLLGKGLSTVPQSVRRKKTTRPPFAGSSNLKPIGDVGYGEVVMQFKFNAGNGNPGSFVISDSEHEDRLVELFYTAWDLYKGTYTRGRDCDKAKRLLLQVYKTYDAEVKYMDNLQKFFYVKSLDLLAHMYFTGEGFERPNVQAALDLFDRSEKILEGAEISRTASEVDKGLISQYYFNNTLGALKHYKKAKESGNAHGILFYQLGKLSEKNPELKIGDPYLYMQEASSQQYLPAQYEFAKMVESNELRKYSVEDITRLYKAFVEENENIMAPHLRLGFSELLGGSSEVSLYAYAQAAEQGYEAAQISAAYLLYQLPYKFDDPPETTIERKTMAISYYTRAFKQGNTDAAVVAGDIYFQMKNYTKALSLYQSAALKFSAQALWNIGYMYEHGLGVEKDFHLAKRFYDQILEHNQKLYFAVKASVMKLQLKSWFMWLNGKELDNISIDQEQESTVVRPFFDRLVQLLKNLSRETRGDNKKKNQHRILKEKKTPSQGIMERFGLQTEDLLTMVCVLIIFAISMFFRTVAPRGQWNVRINGVNIAGGNALGEEGNPENENEEDDENDDEGRARARNNFGFGNNFDVQVFAI
- the PNP1 gene encoding purine-nucleoside phosphorylase (CAGL0J08800g~Ortholog(s) have inosine nucleosidase activity, nicotinamide riboside hydrolase activity, purine-nucleoside phosphorylase activity), giving the protein MNTNWDLGEERVKIEKASEYLSERFQERFQNEKFEPRALIICGSGLSGIPDKLNKDKLEPLVIPYELIPGFKRSTVPGHSGNLVFGIMNDYPVVLMSGRLHGYEGNTMQETVFPIRVLHHFSKGGIKTLIVTNAAGGINSEFKPGDIMCIYDHINFPGLAGLHPLKGPNFDDIGPRFLALSDAYSHDLRKLLFQTHNELKMDRPLHEGTYFFASGPTFETRAESRMIRILGGDSVGMSTVPEVIVARHCGWDVLALSLITNVAVIDHPPSGKIDTPVPMDYGKASHAEVLENGRIASKDVETLISTFVGKLHYRE